A window of the Oscillospiraceae bacterium NTUH-002-81 genome harbors these coding sequences:
- a CDS encoding TnpV protein translates to MIPNLIYKSGEQMEQLGKYGFLRRDYLKNHRNTTYQVMLLQDTIGEHLLEVDKAAREREEVILKQLEEKEPLPDKKADQMAWVRAANQHRAIAEEIILKELIYV, encoded by the coding sequence CTGATCCCGAATCTCATCTATAAATCCGGTGAGCAGATGGAGCAGCTTGGCAAGTATGGTTTTCTTCGCAGAGATTATCTGAAAAACCATCGAAATACAACCTATCAGGTGATGCTTTTACAGGATACAATTGGAGAACACCTTTTGGAAGTAGATAAAGCAGCAAGAGAACGGGAAGAAGTGATTCTGAAGCAACTGGAAGAAAAAGAACCACTGCCGGATAAAAAAGCAGATCAAATGGCATGGGTAAGAGCTGCTAATCAACACAGAGCGATTGCGGAAGAGATTATTCTCAAGGAATTGATTTATGTATAA
- a CDS encoding helix-turn-helix transcriptional regulator: MAVSYKKLWKLLIDKEMMKKDLRAMTGVSTTTMSRLSKDENVSTEILSKICSALNCDVGDIMEFVPDKKEEQ; this comes from the coding sequence ATGGCAGTTAGTTACAAGAAATTGTGGAAATTGTTAATTGATAAAGAAATGATGAAGAAAGATTTGCGTGCAATGACAGGAGTTAGTACAACAACGATGTCTCGATTATCAAAAGATGAAAATGTAAGTACAGAGATTCTGTCAAAGATATGTTCTGCTTTGAATTGTGATGTGGGAGATATCATGGAATTTGTTCCTGATAAAAAAGAAGAGCAGTAA
- a CDS encoding helix-turn-helix domain-containing protein: MAQIFRVERTKNFTVMSNHHFKNKNLTLKAKGLLSLMLSLPDDWNYNMQGLATLSRDGIDSVRSAIKELEHHGYVERHRLRNEYGFYGDTKYIIREVPLGEEND; encoded by the coding sequence ATGGCACAGATTTTTCGTGTAGAGAGAACTAAGAATTTTACGGTAATGAGTAATCATCATTTCAAGAATAAGAATCTGACATTGAAAGCGAAAGGTCTATTATCGCTGATGTTAAGTTTGCCAGATGACTGGAATTACAATATGCAAGGACTGGCAACATTGAGCAGAGATGGGATTGATTCTGTTCGTTCTGCAATTAAGGAATTAGAGCATCATGGATATGTGGAACGTCATAGATTGCGTAATGAGTATGGCTTTTATGGCGATACCAAATATATTATCCGGGAAGTTCCATTAGGAGAAGAAAATGATTAA
- a CDS encoding glycyl-radical enzyme activating protein — protein sequence MEKGIIFNIQQFTINDGPGIRTEIFMKGCPMRCKWCSNPESQKLASEPGVYPSKCISEQKCGLCTKVCKQQALLFGEEKIWGIDRSKCIGCTQCVEACPSEAIKRWGEHMTVEEVMKVIEKDRKYYERSGGGMTVSGGDPLVQHEFTRELLKASREAGIHTCLESTFYADWDIVADTVQYADLLISDVKHMDSEIHKKYTGMGCEQILDNLAHLAREGHEMILRIPVIPGINDDMENITRTADFLESQIGSSLRTLQLLSFMRMGEEKCASLGRPYEMKDLEFDREEFQKKVEGIADYFNSRGIHCVVGTKEKE from the coding sequence TTGGAAAAGGGAATTATTTTTAATATCCAGCAGTTTACCATCAATGATGGACCCGGCATCCGGACAGAGATTTTCATGAAGGGATGTCCCATGCGGTGCAAATGGTGCAGCAATCCGGAGAGTCAGAAGCTGGCGTCCGAGCCGGGCGTGTACCCGTCCAAATGCATTTCCGAGCAGAAATGCGGGCTTTGCACGAAGGTCTGTAAGCAGCAGGCGCTGCTTTTCGGTGAAGAGAAGATCTGGGGCATTGACAGGAGCAAATGCATCGGCTGTACTCAGTGCGTGGAGGCCTGTCCCTCGGAGGCCATCAAGCGCTGGGGCGAGCACATGACTGTGGAAGAGGTTATGAAGGTCATTGAGAAGGATCGAAAATACTACGAGCGTTCCGGTGGCGGGATGACCGTATCCGGCGGCGATCCGCTGGTGCAGCACGAATTTACGAGAGAGCTTCTGAAGGCCAGCCGGGAGGCCGGCATCCATACATGTCTGGAATCCACCTTTTATGCAGACTGGGATATCGTTGCGGATACGGTACAGTACGCGGATCTGCTCATTTCCGATGTGAAGCACATGGACAGCGAGATCCATAAGAAATACACCGGCATGGGCTGTGAACAGATTCTGGACAATCTGGCACACCTGGCGCGGGAAGGACATGAGATGATCCTCCGTATTCCCGTCATTCCAGGCATCAACGATGACATGGAAAATATCACCAGAACGGCGGATTTCCTGGAGAGCCAGATCGGCAGCAGCCTGCGTACCCTGCAGCTCTTAAGCTTCATGCGGATGGGCGAGGAGAAATGTGCTTCCCTGGGAAGACCATACGAGATGAAGGATCTGGAGTTTGACCGGGAAGAGTTCCAGAAAAAGGTAGAAGGCATCGCAGACTATTTCAACAGCCGCGGCATCCACTGTGTCGTGGGCACCAAGGAAAAAGAATAA
- a CDS encoding formate C-acetyltransferase/glycerol dehydratase family glycyl radical enzyme, whose product MSEVHTTARGVDPYDKNYCIGYQVGHKDWSPYPRVNHLRKAFLDREYLIDVERFRNVTEAYQENERATTKIKCAKAFEKILLNATLRIYDEELILGEICAPAKASPQYPEFSIDWMLYEALYEPFEKREHDQHYFANEEDRQEFIKLCAYWKGKTVEDLANEYMDEEMKKGSEVGKKIFQTNLYHYGGIGHLVMDYERLMKEGFDGMIRRAEEGLTKLTKKDPDFAVKREFYDAVLICHKAAKKYIARYEALAREKAAEEADPKRKEELLAMADNCHQIAGGPAQSFWQALQLFNFATTMTQIESNGHSISYGRMDQWLYPYYEKDIKEGKITKEFAQELLEVTFVKMNNPTKVRDGGTAKVRQGRGFGGECLTIGGADKDGNDLTNDLTMMMLDASVHTRMMCPWLLVRMHEGTPYEVKVKAIECIRAGYGHPKIFNDAPTIKAFARKGVPAEEAADYAIVGCVEPSIPGKEYGWHDAAYINTAKFMEMVLNGGRCLDCGEQCPRWEKCGKLGKHLGPDTGNLADYKNMDELLESVKKQFEYWLDQMCACLNVIDRAHRERKPLPYVSAFFEDCLEKGVDLSAGGAKYNGIGPQALGVATCADSLVSIKQLVFDEKKYTGAELLQAIKDNWEGHEVLHQLINSSKVHHYGNDDDYADDLFKFIFECYCKTLIGRPTIRGGQFNPGVYSVSGNVSMGLGTNASLDGRKKGEAISDNMGPVHTEAGSHDTKGPTALANSVGKVDHSLAPNGTLLNVRFPENAVTGVEGRDNLLSFVDGYLANDPMHVQFNIMSADTMRAAQKDPDSYRDMLVRVAGYSAYFVELGDALQKDLIQRTELHF is encoded by the coding sequence ATGAGCGAAGTACACACCACAGCACGCGGCGTAGATCCGTATGACAAAAACTACTGTATCGGATATCAGGTTGGCCACAAGGACTGGTCCCCGTATCCCCGTGTCAACCATCTGAGAAAAGCATTCCTGGATCGGGAGTACCTGATTGACGTGGAGCGTTTCCGCAACGTGACAGAGGCTTATCAGGAAAATGAGAGAGCAACGACCAAGATCAAATGTGCGAAAGCCTTTGAGAAGATCCTGCTGAACGCAACTCTTCGAATCTACGATGAGGAGCTGATCCTGGGCGAGATCTGTGCACCGGCAAAGGCATCCCCCCAGTACCCGGAGTTTTCCATCGACTGGATGCTCTACGAGGCACTGTATGAGCCCTTCGAGAAGCGGGAACATGACCAGCACTATTTTGCAAATGAAGAGGACAGACAGGAGTTCATCAAGCTGTGTGCTTACTGGAAGGGCAAGACCGTTGAGGATCTGGCCAACGAGTACATGGATGAGGAAATGAAGAAGGGCTCCGAGGTGGGCAAGAAGATTTTCCAGACAAACCTGTACCACTACGGCGGCATCGGCCATCTGGTCATGGATTATGAGCGTCTCATGAAGGAAGGCTTCGACGGCATGATCAGAAGAGCCGAGGAAGGCCTTACAAAGCTCACCAAGAAGGATCCTGATTTTGCAGTAAAGAGAGAGTTCTACGACGCTGTTCTCATCTGCCATAAAGCAGCAAAGAAATACATCGCAAGATACGAGGCACTGGCCCGGGAGAAGGCAGCAGAAGAAGCTGACCCGAAGAGAAAAGAAGAGCTTCTTGCCATGGCTGACAACTGTCACCAGATCGCAGGCGGCCCGGCACAGAGCTTCTGGCAGGCACTGCAGCTGTTCAACTTTGCCACAACCATGACCCAGATTGAGAGCAACGGACATTCCATCTCCTACGGCAGAATGGATCAGTGGCTGTATCCTTACTATGAGAAAGACATCAAGGAAGGCAAGATCACCAAGGAGTTCGCACAGGAGCTTCTGGAGGTTACCTTCGTAAAGATGAACAACCCCACCAAGGTCAGAGACGGCGGTACTGCAAAAGTCCGTCAGGGCCGTGGCTTCGGCGGCGAATGTCTGACCATCGGCGGCGCTGATAAGGACGGCAACGACCTGACCAACGACCTGACCATGATGATGCTGGATGCATCTGTCCATACAAGAATGATGTGCCCGTGGCTCCTAGTGAGAATGCATGAGGGCACCCCCTATGAGGTAAAGGTAAAGGCCATCGAGTGTATCCGTGCCGGATATGGCCATCCGAAGATCTTCAACGATGCGCCTACGATCAAGGCATTTGCAAGAAAGGGCGTGCCGGCAGAGGAGGCAGCAGATTATGCAATCGTTGGCTGCGTTGAGCCTTCTATCCCCGGTAAAGAGTATGGCTGGCATGACGCTGCTTACATCAATACCGCAAAATTCATGGAAATGGTATTAAACGGCGGCAGATGTCTGGATTGCGGAGAGCAGTGTCCGAGATGGGAGAAATGCGGCAAGCTGGGCAAGCATCTTGGCCCGGATACCGGCAACCTGGCAGATTATAAGAACATGGATGAGCTGCTGGAGAGCGTGAAGAAGCAGTTTGAGTACTGGCTGGATCAGATGTGTGCATGTCTGAATGTCATTGACCGGGCACACAGAGAGAGAAAGCCGCTGCCGTATGTATCCGCATTTTTCGAAGACTGTCTGGAGAAGGGCGTAGACCTTTCCGCAGGCGGTGCAAAATACAACGGCATTGGACCCCAGGCACTGGGTGTGGCTACCTGCGCAGACTCCCTTGTCTCGATCAAGCAGCTGGTATTTGATGAGAAGAAATACACCGGTGCAGAGCTTCTCCAGGCGATCAAAGATAACTGGGAAGGCCATGAGGTACTTCATCAGCTCATCAACAGCTCCAAGGTGCATCACTACGGCAACGATGATGATTACGCAGATGATCTGTTCAAATTCATCTTCGAGTGCTACTGTAAGACACTGATCGGCAGACCGACCATCCGCGGCGGCCAGTTCAACCCGGGCGTTTACTCTGTAAGCGGCAACGTTTCCATGGGTCTTGGCACCAATGCTTCCCTGGATGGAAGAAAGAAGGGAGAGGCCATCTCTGATAACATGGGACCGGTACATACCGAGGCCGGTTCTCACGACACCAAGGGCCCCACCGCTCTGGCAAACTCTGTCGGCAAGGTGGACCACAGCCTGGCACCCAACGGTACGCTGCTGAACGTTCGTTTCCCGGAGAACGCAGTGACCGGTGTGGAGGGAAGAGACAACCTGTTAAGCTTCGTGGACGGCTATCTGGCCAATGACCCGATGCATGTGCAGTTCAACATCATGAGCGCAGATACGATGCGGGCTGCCCAGAAAGATCCCGACAGCTACCGCGATATGCTTGTTCGAGTGGCCGGATACAGCGCATACTTCGTAGAGCTGGGAGATGCACTGCAGAAAGACCTGATCCAGAGAACAGAACTGCATTTCTGA